The following coding sequences lie in one Agrobacterium vitis genomic window:
- a CDS encoding FadR/GntR family transcriptional regulator, whose translation MTGLSKIALTPRVPLASEVAHRILDYLFSGEVRPGDQIPSERQLSEALGVNRPAVREALRALSFLGLLEIRQGSGTYFKDPYENLLFTIFELSIMFGDRRLMELIDARAELEVTMAGLAAKSRTEEQLHALSQNLEALRTSRGSGFIDADTNFHNTIGEAADNDVLRDMLKGVRTMVRKWLGTNIRSANPETTAIAFGEHTPIFEAIRDRDVEGARAAMALHMAGAKQRLAESVDLLRATRSAEARQRSAGA comes from the coding sequence ATGACGGGACTGAGCAAGATAGCCTTGACCCCGCGGGTTCCTCTCGCCTCGGAGGTTGCTCACCGGATCCTCGACTATCTGTTTTCAGGAGAGGTCAGGCCCGGAGACCAGATTCCGTCCGAACGGCAGCTTTCGGAAGCGCTCGGTGTGAACCGTCCCGCGGTCCGAGAGGCATTGCGTGCGCTTTCCTTTCTCGGCCTTCTGGAAATCCGGCAAGGCAGCGGCACCTATTTCAAGGACCCTTACGAGAACCTGCTTTTCACCATCTTCGAACTCAGCATCATGTTCGGTGACCGAAGGTTGATGGAGCTCATCGATGCACGCGCCGAACTTGAAGTTACGATGGCAGGACTGGCTGCGAAATCTAGGACAGAGGAGCAACTCCATGCGCTTTCGCAAAATCTCGAAGCGCTTCGGACGTCGAGGGGATCGGGCTTCATTGATGCCGACACCAATTTTCACAACACGATCGGCGAAGCTGCCGATAACGATGTGCTCCGAGACATGCTGAAGGGTGTGCGGACGATGGTCCGCAAGTGGCTTGGAACAAACATCCGTTCCGCCAATCCCGAGACCACCGCTATCGCATTCGGCGAACACACTCCGATCTTTGAGGCCATCCGGGACCGGGATGTGGAAGGTGCGCGCGCCGCGATGGCCCTGCATATGGCAGGCGCCAAACAGCGACTGGCCGAGTCGGTGGATCTTTTGCGAGCGACCCGCTCTGCGGAGGCCCGCCAAAGGAGCGCTGGAGCCTGA
- a CDS encoding carboxylesterase family protein produces MLILGSAVSGSFGTATFAQDEAIEEALVTGGKVQGSLSDTPGVTQFLGIPFAGNVGGENRWKPAPPVKPWDGVLVADKWGDQMLQDPNKLSDAPISDNGLNLAIWTPAHSSSDRLPVYMLIHGGANRLGANGMKDLYAAQLAAKGVVVVSVQYRLGAPAWLSLPEMAKASSAGPKGNFGVLDLVDALKWIQKNVQAFGGDPATVTIGGQSAGGENTVALLRTPLAKGLFKRAFIQSSFTGFLPGKTVDFAQKSKQNQEAVNKIFGKEMTLADLRAVESKVWLDKWQSGKETLFGVMAGAVATNQFYTIDDYVFTKDSVNLLQPGDFDGLDVIIGQTADEYTGLRPNDLKMTDEEQHKAMLAAIRPYQAGNVDENVFSLYATDDPVEAYRLSLRMLNDYMFEYVRIGAEYAKAHSNANVYLYYWDHWPPGKDQGFRRAWHAGDNWYFNSSLRLGNRDQLPWTDPDIAMRDISVSYLANFIKSGDPNGHNVPHWGQVTPKSGGQFLRFHEGEASMRTSTLYPSRDRYLREEVLKGIGMTEDQVRGRN; encoded by the coding sequence ATGCTGATCCTGGGAAGTGCCGTTTCGGGAAGTTTTGGAACGGCAACATTTGCTCAGGATGAAGCGATCGAAGAAGCGCTGGTCACGGGAGGAAAAGTTCAAGGATCGTTGAGCGATACTCCGGGCGTGACACAGTTTCTCGGCATTCCTTTTGCCGGGAACGTCGGCGGAGAAAATCGCTGGAAGCCGGCGCCACCCGTCAAGCCGTGGGACGGCGTTCTGGTCGCCGACAAATGGGGCGACCAGATGCTTCAGGATCCCAACAAGCTGAGCGATGCACCGATCAGCGACAATGGCTTGAACCTGGCGATCTGGACGCCGGCTCACAGCAGCAGTGACAGGTTGCCCGTCTATATGCTGATCCATGGCGGCGCGAACCGCCTGGGTGCCAATGGGATGAAGGATCTGTATGCTGCACAGCTCGCGGCAAAGGGCGTCGTGGTCGTGTCGGTTCAATATCGACTTGGCGCGCCGGCCTGGTTGTCGCTTCCCGAGATGGCCAAGGCGAGCTCGGCAGGCCCGAAGGGTAATTTCGGCGTGCTGGATCTGGTTGATGCGCTCAAATGGATTCAGAAAAACGTCCAAGCGTTTGGCGGTGATCCCGCAACCGTCACGATTGGCGGACAATCGGCCGGTGGTGAAAACACCGTTGCTCTGCTTCGCACGCCGCTTGCCAAGGGGCTGTTCAAGCGCGCATTCATCCAGTCGAGTTTTACCGGCTTCCTGCCAGGTAAGACCGTGGATTTCGCCCAGAAATCGAAACAGAACCAGGAAGCCGTGAATAAGATATTTGGCAAGGAGATGACTCTTGCCGATCTGCGTGCCGTTGAATCCAAGGTCTGGCTCGACAAGTGGCAAAGTGGGAAGGAAACATTGTTCGGCGTCATGGCCGGTGCGGTGGCAACTAACCAGTTCTACACCATCGACGACTATGTTTTCACAAAGGATTCCGTGAATCTTCTCCAGCCGGGCGATTTCGACGGGTTGGACGTCATCATAGGTCAGACGGCCGACGAATATACAGGTTTGCGACCGAACGACCTCAAGATGACGGACGAGGAGCAGCACAAGGCCATGCTGGCGGCCATTCGTCCTTATCAGGCAGGCAATGTAGATGAAAATGTGTTTTCGCTTTACGCCACGGACGATCCCGTCGAGGCTTACCGCCTGTCACTGCGGATGCTTAACGACTACATGTTCGAATACGTGCGGATAGGCGCTGAATATGCCAAGGCGCACAGCAACGCCAATGTTTATCTCTATTACTGGGATCATTGGCCGCCAGGCAAGGATCAAGGTTTCCGCCGCGCTTGGCATGCGGGCGATAACTGGTATTTCAACAGCTCGCTGCGCCTGGGCAACCGCGATCAACTACCCTGGACGGATCCGGATATCGCCATGCGCGACATCTCCGTCAGCTACCTCGCGAATTTTATCAAGTCCGGGGATCCGAACGGCCACAACGTTCCGCATTGGGGGCAGGTCACGCCGAAATCCGGCGGTCAGTTCCTCCGATTCCATGAGGGTGAAGCATCCATGCGCACGTCCACTCTTTACCCGTCACGGGACCGATATCTCCGCGAGGAGGTCCTTAAGGGGATTGGTATGACAGAGGACCAGGTTAGGGGTCGCAATTGA
- a CDS encoding GntR family transcriptional regulator encodes MQTKIDRGAVNGTVLDETVRALRSAILEGRFRPGDRLVEAELCQLLSISRPSLREALRRLEAERLVDIIPNRGPIVPVLPWSKAQEIYQARNLLEAEAAALAARNALPSDLEEMRGALAAFRHAVEQGNAAGQISHTREFYDSILRSAGNSVIAEIIDGLHARISFLRGMSMSQPGRARASLEEMSAIADAISEGDEQRARKTAAAHVINASRAAAEVYARSGRASYGVKHLATD; translated from the coding sequence GGCACGGTATTGGACGAAACGGTGCGCGCGTTGCGTAGCGCCATTCTTGAAGGGCGTTTCCGCCCTGGCGACCGGCTTGTGGAAGCCGAGCTATGTCAATTGCTGAGCATCAGCAGACCATCTCTCAGAGAGGCTCTGAGGCGTCTCGAAGCTGAGCGGCTTGTCGATATCATACCAAATCGCGGCCCGATCGTTCCCGTGCTGCCGTGGTCTAAAGCCCAGGAGATCTACCAGGCCCGCAACTTGCTCGAAGCGGAGGCGGCGGCTTTGGCTGCGAGGAACGCCCTCCCTTCCGATCTGGAGGAAATGCGCGGGGCCCTTGCCGCTTTTCGGCATGCCGTCGAGCAGGGAAATGCTGCCGGCCAAATTTCTCACACCAGGGAGTTCTATGACTCAATTCTGCGTTCAGCTGGGAATTCTGTGATTGCGGAAATCATCGACGGTCTACATGCGCGCATCAGCTTTCTTCGCGGGATGTCTATGTCCCAACCCGGCCGGGCCCGCGCGTCCTTGGAGGAGATGTCGGCTATCGCGGACGCCATCTCTGAGGGGGACGAGCAACGCGCACGTAAAACTGCGGCCGCTCATGTCATCAATGCGTCCCGCGCAGCCGCAGAAGTTTACGCACGCTCTGGCAGAGCAAGCTATGGAGTCAAACATCTGGCGACGGACTAA